A region from the Medicago truncatula cultivar Jemalong A17 chromosome 6, MtrunA17r5.0-ANR, whole genome shotgun sequence genome encodes:
- the LOC11438121 gene encoding probable lipoxygenase 8, chloroplastic → MHPIYKLLHPHLRYTLQINALGREILISSYGVIESTFFTKKYSMELSSVAYDKLWQFDLQGLPNDLLHRGMAVEDPSAQHGLKLAIEVYLPNILLV, encoded by the exons ATGCATCCAATCTACAAGTTACTGCATCCACATCTCAGATATACCTTGCAGATAAACGCACTTGGACGCGAGATTCTTATTAGTTCATATGGAGTCATTGAAAGCACATTCTTTACTAAAAAGTATTCAATGGAATTAAGTTCTGTGGCTTATGATAAGCTTTGGCAATTTGATTTGCAGGGACTACCAAATGATCTTCTCCATAG AGGAATGGCTGTGGAAGATCCTAGTGCACAACATGGACTAAAGCTAGCAATTGAAGTATATCTTCCCAACATATTGTTAGTTTAG